Proteins from one Coturnix japonica isolate 7356 chromosome 5, Coturnix japonica 2.1, whole genome shotgun sequence genomic window:
- the LOC107314438 gene encoding LOW QUALITY PROTEIN: acyl-CoA (8-3)-desaturase-like (The sequence of the model RefSeq protein was modified relative to this genomic sequence to represent the inferred CDS: inserted 2 bases in 2 codons), which produces MLNARRPHAXPEGEGARPFEPMGVELRRXGRASGAARNRRSRPVAAGRAMEERGAEPGMRRFTWEEIAQRTGRGPAADERWLVIDRKVYDISRFHRRHPGGSRVISHYAGQDATDPFIAFHLDKTLVKKYMSPLLIGELAPDQPSFEPSKNKKLVEDFRELRATVEKMGLLKPNRAFFLLHLCHILVLDVAAWLTIWYFGSSTVPFLFSALLLGTVQAQAGWLQHDFGHLSVFSESKWNHWVHKFVIGHLKGAPASWWNHLHFQHHAKPNCFRKDPDVNMHPLFFALGKKLSVELGEQKKKFMPYNHQHKYFFIIGPPALVPLYFQWYIFYFAVQRKQWVDLAWMLTFYIRFFLTYLPLLGVKGILGLHLLVRFIESNWFVWVTQMNHIPMHIDYDKNVDWFSTQLQATCNVHQSLFNDWFSGHLNFQIEHHLFPTMPRHNYWKVAPLVKSLCAKHGVEYQCKPLLTAFADIVYSLKDSGELWLDAYLHK; this is translated from the exons ATGCTCAACGCCCGGCGGCCACACG ACCCCGAGGGGGAGGGAGCGAGGCCATTCGAGCCAATGGGCGTGGAGCTCCGGC TGGGACGGGCTAGCGGGGCGGCTCGCAACAGGAGATCGCGGCCGGTCGCGGCGGGGAGAGCCATGGAGGAGCGCGGGGCTGAGCCGGGGATGCGCCGCTTCACATGGGAAGAGATCGCGCAGCGCACGGGACGGGGCCCGGCGGCGGACGAGCGTTGGCTGGTGATCGATAGGAAGGTGTACGACATCAGCCGCTTCCACCGGCGGCATCCGGGCGGCTCCCGCGTCATCAGCCACTACGCCGGGCAGGACGCCACG GATCCTTTCATAGCATTTCATCTTGACAAGACGCTGGTGAAAAAGTACATGAGCCCACTCTTGATTGGGGAACTGGCACCGGATCAACCCAGCTTTGAACCCAGCAAGAAT AAAAAACTGGTAGAAGATTTCCGTGAGCTCCGTGCCACTGTAGAGAAGATGGGGCTTCTCAAACCCAACCGCgcctttttcctcctgcatctCTGTCACATCTTGGTGCTGGATGTTGCGGCGTGGCTCACCATCTGGTACTTTGGATCATCCACTGtgcctttcctcttctctgcGTTGCTTCTGGGCACTGTCCAG GCCCAGGCTGGCTGGCTCCAGCACGATTTTGGGCATCTTTCAGTCTTTAGTGAGTCCAAATGGAACCACTGGGTGCACAAGTTTGTGATCGGCCACCTGAAG GGAGCACCAGCCAGCTGGTGGAACCACCTCCACTTCCAGCACCACGCGAAACCCAACTGCTTCCGAAAGGACCCTGATGTTAACATGCACCccttattttttgctttgggaaaaaaGCTCTCTGTAGAG CTTGGtgaacagaagaagaaattcaTGCCTTATAACCACCAGCACAAGTACTTCTTCATCA TTGGTCCCCCAGCTCTGGTGCCTCTCTACTTCCAGTGGTACATATTCTACTTTGCAGTACAGAGGAAACAGTGGGTG GACCTGGCCTGGATGCTGACCTTCTACATCCGATTCTTTCTCACCTACCTGCCCCTACTGGGCGTGAAGGGTATCCTGGGGCTTCATCTGTTAGTCAG GTTCATAGAGAGTAACTGGTTTGTCTGGGTTACACAAATGAATCACATCCCAATGCATATTGATTATGATAAGAACGTGGACTGGTTCTCTACCCAG cTCCAGGCAACCTGTAATGTTCATCAGTCCTTATTCAATGACTGGTTCAGCGGACATCTAAACTTCCAAATTGAGCACCA CCTTTTTCCTACAATGCCTCGACACAATTACTGGAAGGTGGCCCCTTTGGTGAAGTCCTTGTGTGCCAAACATGGTGTTGAGTACCAATGCAAGCCACTACTCACTGCCTTTGCAGATATAGTATA CTCTTTGAAAGATTCAGGGGAACTCTGGCTGGACGCTTATCTGCACAAATAA
- the LOC107314472 gene encoding acyl-CoA (8-3)-desaturase-like isoform X2 produces MRPPKDAFVAFHSDKALVKKYLKSLLIGELAPDQPSFESNKKKSLLEDFRELRCTVEKMGLLNPDSTFFFLIFFHLLVLDAASWLTVWYFGISLVPFLVGMAFFTIAQIQMGWFQHDLGHCSVFRKPKWNHLLQIIVINTLKGLPASWWNHLHNQHHAKPNCFRKDPDLNMHPLLFSLGKTLSVELGKKKKKFMPYNYQHKYFSLLAPLALVPFFQFSIFYFGIKKKKWLEMLLVVFYNVRVCLMYIPLMGFNNFMVYYWMSRYLESTWFIWVSQMNHIPMHIDYDQNKDWVSTQLHATCNVNQSLFNDWFTGHLNFQIEHHLFPTMPRHNYWKAAPLVKALCDKHGIEYKSKTLLRAFVDILNSLKESGEHWLEAYLHG; encoded by the exons ATGAGACCACCTAAG GATGCCTTTGTAGCATTTCACAGTGACAAGGCTTTGGTGAAGAAATACTTGAAGTCTCTGCTGATTGGGGAACTGGCACCAGATCAGCCCAGCTTTGAGTCTAACAAAAAG AAATCACTTTTAGAAGACTTCCGTGAGCTGCGCTGCACAGTTGAGAAGATGGGACTTCTGAATCCAGAttccacctttttcttcctgattttctttcacCTCCTGGTACTGGATGCTGCATCCTGGCTGACAGTCTGGTACTTTGGGATATCATTAGTACCCTTCCTTGTTGGCATGGCATTCTTCACCATTGCTCAG ATCCAGATGGGCTGGTTCCAACACGATCTGGGGCACTGCTCTGTCTTTAGGAAGCCTAAATGGAACCATCTGCTGCAGATCATTGTGATAAATACCCTGAAG GGATTACCTGCCAGCTGGTGGAATCATCTGCACAATCAGCACCACGCCAAACCCAACTGCTTTCGCAAGGACCCTGATCTCAATATGCACCCTCTCCTGTTCAGCTTGGGAAAGACACTCTCTGTAGAG cttggaaaaaagaagaagaagttCATGCCTTACAATTATCAGCATAAGTATTTCAGCT TATTGGCCCCACTTGCACTTGTACccttcttccagttttccaTATTCTACTTTggaatcaagaagaaaaagtggcTG gaaatgtTATTGGTGGTGTTTTACAACGTCCGAGTCTGCCTCATGTATATTCCTTTAATGGGATTTAACAATTTCATGGTGTATTACTGGATGTCCAG GTACCTAGAGAGTACATGGTTTATTTGGGTGTCTCAGATGAACCATATTCCAATGCACATTGATTATGACCAGAACAAAGATTGGGTATCTACTCAG cttcATGCAACATGTAATGTGAACCAATCTTTGTTCAATGACTGGTTCACCGGGCACTTGAACTTTCAAATTGAGCACCA CCTTTTTCCCACAATGCCTCGACACAACTACTGGAAAGCAGCTCCTTTGGTGAAAGCCCTTTGTGATAAGCATGGCATTGAGTATAAAAGCAAGACTTTACTCAGAGCTTTTGTAGATATTTTGAA CTCACTGAAAGAGTCAGGGGAACACTGGCTTGAAGCCTATCTGCATGGATAG
- the LOC107314472 gene encoding acyl-CoA (8-3)-desaturase-like isoform X1, translated as MAPQTGSTEKERKPVSAFLQLFTWEEIRTHNGRGPNKEQWLVIDRNVYDVSNFSKWHPGGSRVIGHYAGQDATDAFVAFHSDKALVKKYLKSLLIGELAPDQPSFESNKKKSLLEDFRELRCTVEKMGLLNPDSTFFFLIFFHLLVLDAASWLTVWYFGISLVPFLVGMAFFTIAQIQMGWFQHDLGHCSVFRKPKWNHLLQIIVINTLKGLPASWWNHLHNQHHAKPNCFRKDPDLNMHPLLFSLGKTLSVELGKKKKKFMPYNYQHKYFSLLAPLALVPFFQFSIFYFGIKKKKWLEMLLVVFYNVRVCLMYIPLMGFNNFMVYYWMSRYLESTWFIWVSQMNHIPMHIDYDQNKDWVSTQLHATCNVNQSLFNDWFTGHLNFQIEHHLFPTMPRHNYWKAAPLVKALCDKHGIEYKSKTLLRAFVDILNSLKESGEHWLEAYLHG; from the exons ATGGCTCCACAGACAGGCtccacagaaaaggaaaggaaacctgTTTCAGCCTTTCTACAGCTTTTCACTTGGGAAGAGATCAGAACCCACAATGGCCGTGGCCCAAATAAGGAGCAGTGGCTGGTGATTGACAGGAATGTTTACGATGTCAGCAATTTTTCCAAATGGCACCCTGGAGGCAGCCGGGTTATTGGCCACTATGCTGGACAAGATGCAACG GATGCCTTTGTAGCATTTCACAGTGACAAGGCTTTGGTGAAGAAATACTTGAAGTCTCTGCTGATTGGGGAACTGGCACCAGATCAGCCCAGCTTTGAGTCTAACAAAAAG AAATCACTTTTAGAAGACTTCCGTGAGCTGCGCTGCACAGTTGAGAAGATGGGACTTCTGAATCCAGAttccacctttttcttcctgattttctttcacCTCCTGGTACTGGATGCTGCATCCTGGCTGACAGTCTGGTACTTTGGGATATCATTAGTACCCTTCCTTGTTGGCATGGCATTCTTCACCATTGCTCAG ATCCAGATGGGCTGGTTCCAACACGATCTGGGGCACTGCTCTGTCTTTAGGAAGCCTAAATGGAACCATCTGCTGCAGATCATTGTGATAAATACCCTGAAG GGATTACCTGCCAGCTGGTGGAATCATCTGCACAATCAGCACCACGCCAAACCCAACTGCTTTCGCAAGGACCCTGATCTCAATATGCACCCTCTCCTGTTCAGCTTGGGAAAGACACTCTCTGTAGAG cttggaaaaaagaagaagaagttCATGCCTTACAATTATCAGCATAAGTATTTCAGCT TATTGGCCCCACTTGCACTTGTACccttcttccagttttccaTATTCTACTTTggaatcaagaagaaaaagtggcTG gaaatgtTATTGGTGGTGTTTTACAACGTCCGAGTCTGCCTCATGTATATTCCTTTAATGGGATTTAACAATTTCATGGTGTATTACTGGATGTCCAG GTACCTAGAGAGTACATGGTTTATTTGGGTGTCTCAGATGAACCATATTCCAATGCACATTGATTATGACCAGAACAAAGATTGGGTATCTACTCAG cttcATGCAACATGTAATGTGAACCAATCTTTGTTCAATGACTGGTTCACCGGGCACTTGAACTTTCAAATTGAGCACCA CCTTTTTCCCACAATGCCTCGACACAACTACTGGAAAGCAGCTCCTTTGGTGAAAGCCCTTTGTGATAAGCATGGCATTGAGTATAAAAGCAAGACTTTACTCAGAGCTTTTGTAGATATTTTGAA CTCACTGAAAGAGTCAGGGGAACACTGGCTTGAAGCCTATCTGCATGGATAG